Below is a genomic region from Treponema sp. OMZ 798.
ATTTTTCCAAAACTCATACAACCCTCCGGACTCGTGATTAAGGTTTAACCCGCCTAAAAATTTTAGCCGGATTATTCCTCTGAGATTGCTTCAACAGGACAAACACCTGCGCAAGCACCACAGCTGATGCATGTATCTGCATCAATCACATGTTTGCCGCCGGCTTCGCTGATAGCGTTTACGGGGCATTCACTTTCGCACGCGGCACAGTTCGTGCATTCGTTAGAAATTTTATAAGCCATTTGCATACTCCTTATTGTAAATTTCCGTGATCCTATTATAACATTTACATATAAAAAAGACAAGGTATCCGATTTTAAAAAAAAAGAGATTGGCACCTTTGCCAATCTCTAAATTAAACGTCCTTGAAATAAGATTCAAAACGTATCATTATCGGTTATAAAAAACGGCATCCGGATGTCAAAATAATGCCGTCTGTAACCCCGACCGTTAATTACATTATCGGGTGTATATAAAAAAAACTTAAATTTTTTACTTAAAATATGCAAAAAAAGACAAAATTTATGATAATTTTTAATCAACATACCCCGACGCATAGCATCGGGGTATTAAACCCTCCGTACGAATAAAAAAAGGGATATAAGAAAATCTTATATCCCTTTAAGTGCCGTCGGACAGAATCGAACTGTCGACACAAGGATTTTCAGTCCTTTGCTCTACCGACTGAGCTACAACGGCGTAACACAGGCGATATTATCAGTTTTTCCAAATTATGTCAATAGTTTTTTCAAATCTTTTTCCAATAAATTGCCTTGTTTAAATAGATTAGTTAATATATCAATTTGACGGGGCAGTGATCCGAGCCCATTACTCCGTCCAAAATAATAGAATCCTTTATCTTAGGCAAAAAAGAATCGTTTACACAATGGTAATCTATACGCCAGCCTATATTTTTCTCTCTGGCTCTAAAGCGGTAGCTCCACCATGTATATTTTGCAGGTTCTTGGCAAAAATGTCTAAAGGTGTCCGAATAACCTGATGAGGTAAACTCATCCATCCAGGCCCTTTCTTCGGGAAGGTAGCCCGGATTTTTTTCGTTGCTCTTGGGGTTTGCAAGGTCTATCGGCTTATGGGCTATGTTGTAGTCGCCGCAAAGGATTACGTTGTTTCCTTTTTTTTGAATTGAATCGCAGAATTCGAGGATGGCTGCACAAAAGTCAAGCTTATAGCCTAGGCGGGCTCCTCCGTCCTGCGAGTTGGGAAAATAAGCCGAAATAATAGAAATCTTGTCAAAGTCGGCTACCAAGACCCTTCCTTCATCATCAAATTCCTTTAAACCCATGGTTCTTACCTGCAAGGGTTCTTTTTTTGTAAAAATGGCAGTTCCCGAATAGCCTGCCTTCTTTGCAGAAGCCCAATAGGCAAAATATTTTCCGTTCGGGAGATCCGGTTCCGTAAGCTCCTTGCTGAGTTGAGGCTTTGCTGCCTTTGTTTCCTGTACGCAAAGTACATCCGGGTTTTCGGTATTTAGCCAATCCAAAAAGCCTTTTTTTTCTACAGCCCTAATGCCGTTTACATTCCATGAAATAATCGAATTCATTATAACCCCTATAAAAATGTTTTTTATAACTGAGACAAAATTTCCGTGTGGTCTTCAAAGATTGCAACGGTATGTTCCATGTGGCATGAAACTGACCTATCGGCCGTTACTACAGTCCAT
It encodes:
- a CDS encoding DUF362 domain-containing protein; protein product: MAYKISNECTNCAACESECPVNAISEAGGKHVIDADTCISCGACAGVCPVEAISEE
- a CDS encoding exodeoxyribonuclease III, whose product is MNSIISWNVNGIRAVEKKGFLDWLNTENPDVLCVQETKAAKPQLSKELTEPDLPNGKYFAYWASAKKAGYSGTAIFTKKEPLQVRTMGLKEFDDEGRVLVADFDKISIISAYFPNSQDGGARLGYKLDFCAAILEFCDSIQKKGNNVILCGDYNIAHKPIDLANPKSNEKNPGYLPEERAWMDEFTSSGYSDTFRHFCQEPAKYTWWSYRFRAREKNIGWRIDYHCVNDSFLPKIKDSIILDGVMGSDHCPVKLIY